The window TTGGAAGAGGCGCGGCGGGAACTGGACCGGGATGTGATCGACATCTTCCTGCTCCATGAGCAGGAGAGCGAGCATACCCTAAGAGGCCACCGGGAAGCCTTCGAATACCTGTTGGAAGCGAAGGCGCAGGGCTGGGTGAAGGCCGTGGGCATCTCGACCCACGCCGTCGCCGCCGTCCGTGCCGCCGCCGCCATGGACGAGGTCGATGTGATCCACCCGCTGATCAACATGGAAGGCATCGGCATCCTCGACGGCACGGCCTCGGACATGCTCGCCGCCATCGCCGACGCCCATCAGGCGGGGAAGGGGATCTACGGCATGAAGGTCCTCGGCGGCGGCAATCTTCATGCCAAAGCGCCGGAAGCCCTCGCCTGGGCGCTCGCCCAACCCCACCTGGACGCCATCGCCGTGGGCATGCAGTCCGAGCGGGAACTGGAAGTGAACCTGCGCCTCTTTGCCGGGGAAGCGGTCTCCGAGGAGAACTGGCAGGCGGTGCGGGGGCGAGGGAGAAGGCTCCACATCGAGGACTGGTGTACCGGCTGCGGTGCTTGCGTGCCGGCGTGCCCCCAGGGGGCGCTGCGATTAGAAGAGCACGCCGTCGTCGACCCGGCCCGCTGCCTCCTCTGCGGCTACTGCTCGCGCATGTGCCGGGATTTTTGCATCAAGGTGGTATGAAACATTGCGGATCATGGGGTTGGACGTAGGGGACAAGACCATCGGCGTGGCCGTCTCCGATTTGATGGGGTGGACGGCCCAGGGCGTCGAGACCATCCGGCGCGGCCGCCTCGCCGCCGATCTGGAGCGCCTGAGAGAACTGATGAAAACCTATGAGGTTGAGCGGATCGTCTGCGGACTGCCGCGCAACATGAACGGCACTTACGGCCCACGGGCGGAAGGGATCCGTGAATTCGGTCGCGTCGTCGGGGAAAAACTGAACATACCCGTC of the Heliomicrobium undosum genome contains:
- the ruvX gene encoding Holliday junction resolvase RuvX codes for the protein MRIMGLDVGDKTIGVAVSDLMGWTAQGVETIRRGRLAADLERLRELMKTYEVERIVCGLPRNMNGTYGPRAEGIREFGRVVGEKLNIPVDYWDERLTTVAAQKTLIAGDMSRAKRKQVIDKLAAVLILQNYMDAKAHLAAKEQSSETPNDAQAHE
- a CDS encoding aldo/keto reductase, with the translated sequence MRRNLSKENLGKVRLGKSGLEVSRLCFGSLTIGPLQGSLPLDRGAALLRQAFLSGVTFVDTAQIYGTYPYIREALRGYKGDRGDIDDVVIATKSYAYSAEGMREALEEARRELDRDVIDIFLLHEQESEHTLRGHREAFEYLLEAKAQGWVKAVGISTHAVAAVRAAAAMDEVDVIHPLINMEGIGILDGTASDMLAAIADAHQAGKGIYGMKVLGGGNLHAKAPEALAWALAQPHLDAIAVGMQSERELEVNLRLFAGEAVSEENWQAVRGRGRRLHIEDWCTGCGACVPACPQGALRLEEHAVVDPARCLLCGYCSRMCRDFCIKVV